A window of Ictidomys tridecemlineatus isolate mIctTri1 chromosome 15, mIctTri1.hap1, whole genome shotgun sequence contains these coding sequences:
- the Ltbp4 gene encoding latent-transforming growth factor beta-binding protein 4 isoform X5: MPWIPGRREKFQQRPQQMLQPQGQTPRRSRCIRASCRVRSCPPEKCRDLQRCLSPIPPVPSPSPSTRKRQVFLNWQPLTLQEARDLLSRRRPRGPGSRALQKRRPPQRAPAGQTQVLCPLICHNGGVCVKPDRCLCPPDFAGKFCQLHSSGARPPAPAMPGLTRSVYTMPLANHRDDEHGVASMVSVHVEHPQEASVVVHQVERVSGPWEETDAEAVARAEAVARAEAAAPYTVLAQSAPREDGYSDASGYGYCFRELRGSECASPLPGLRTQEVCCRETGLAWGVHDCQPCSEHLGNSNRVGVADGPCPAGFERVNGSCEDVDECATGGRCQHGECANTRGGYTCVCPDGFLLDSSRSSCISQHVISEAKGPCFRVLRDGGCSLPILRNITKQICCCSRVGKAWGRGCQLCPPFGSEGFREICPAGPGYHYSASDLRYNTRPLGQEPPRVSLSQPRAPQVTLRPPIGSLPTHRPEPRPEPRPEPRPIPELPLPSIPAWTGPEIPESGPSSIVCQRNPQVCGPGRCIPRPSGYTCACDSGFRLSPQGTRCIDVDECRRIPPPCAPGRCENTPGSFRCVCGPGFRAGPRATECLDVDECQRVPPPCDRGRCENTPGSFLCVCPAGYQAALHGASCQDVDECTQSPGLCGRGVCENLSGSFRCVCPAGFRGSACEEDVDECAQEPPPCGPGRCDNTAGSFHCACPAGFRSRGPGAPCQDVDECARSPSPCAYGRCENTEGSFQCVCPTGFQPNAAGSECEDVNECENHLACPGQECVNSPGSFQCRACPSGHHLHRGRCTDVDECSSGAPCGLHGHCTNTEGSFRCSCAPGYRAPSGLPGPCADVNECLEGDFCFPHGECLNTDGSFACTCAPGYRPGPRGASCLDVDECSEEDLCQSGLCTNTDGSFECVCPPGHRAGPDLASCLDIDECRERGPALCGSQRCENSPGSYRCVRDCDPGYHAGPEGTCDDVDECQEYGPAICGAQRCENTPGSYRCTPACDPGYQPMPGGGCQDVDECRNRSFCGAHAVCQNLPGSFQCLCDQGYEGARDGRHCVDVNECETLQGVCGAALCENVEGSFLCVCPTSPEEFDPMTGRCVPPRTSAAEYQSLCPHGRGYLAPSGDLSLRRDVDECQLFRDQVCKSGVCVNTAPGYSCYCSNGYYYHAQRLECVDNDECADEEPACEGGRCVNTVGSYHCTCEPPLVLDGSRRRCVSNESQSLDDNLGVCWQEVGPDLVCSRPRLDRQATYTECCCLYGEAWGMDCALCPAQDSDDFEALCNVLRPPAYGPPRPGGFGLPYEYGPDIGPPYQGLPYGPELYPPPVLPYDPYPPPPGPFARREAPYGAPPFDMPDFEDDGGPYGESEAPAPPSRGMGWPYRSRDTRGSFPEPEESSEGRGYTDALAEPYEGLEAEECGILDGCAHGRCVRVPEGFTCDCFDGYRLDITRMACVDINECDEAEAASPLCVNARCVNTDGSFRCICRPGFAPTHQPHHCAPARPRA, encoded by the exons ATGCCCTGGATCCCAGGCAGAAGGGAGAAATTTCAGCAGCGCCCCCAGCAAATGCTCCAGCCACAGg GCCAGACACCCAGGAGGAGCCGCTGCATCCGAG CCTCCTGCAGGGTCCGAAGCTGCCCGCCTGAAAAGTGCAGAGACCTTCAGCGGTGCCTCTCCCCAATACCTCCCGTGCCaagtcccagccccagcacaAGGAAGAGACAGGTGTTCCTTAACTGGCAGCCACTGAC aCTGCAGGAGGCCAGAGATCTGCTGAGCCGACGGCGGCCCCGAGGGCCAGGGAGCCGGGCACTGCAGAAAAGGAGGCCCCCACAGCGCGCCCCTGCCGGCCAGACCCAGG TTTTGTGTCCATTGATCTGTCACAACGGCGGCGTATGCGTGAAGCCTGATCGCTGCCTCTGTCCCCCGGACTTCGCTGGCAAATTCTGCCAGTTGCACTCTTCGGGCGCCCGACCTCCGGCCCCAGCCATGCCAGGCCTCACCCGCTCCGTGTACACCATGCCACTGGCCAACCATCGCGACGATGAACACG GCGTGGCGTCTATGGTGAGCGTGCATGTGGAACACCCACAAGAGGCCTCGGTGGTGGTGCACCAGGTGGAGCGTGTGTCTGGGCCGTGGGAAGAGACGGACGCCGAAGCGGTGGCTAGGGCTGAGGCGGTGGCGCGAGCGGAGGCGGCGGCGCCCTACACGGTGTTGGCACAGAGCGCACCACGGGAGGACGGCTACTCCGATGCTTCAGGCTATGGTTACTGTTTTCGGGAGCTGCGCGGAAGCGAA TGTGCGTCACCGCTTCCCGGACTTCGGACTCAAGAGGTCTGCTGTCGAGAGACCGGCTTGGCCTGGGGGGTTCATGACTGTCAGCCTTGCTCAGAGCACCTGG GGAACTCCAACCGAGTTGGTGTTGCAGATGGGCCTTGTCCAGCCGGCTTCGAGAGGGTTAATGGGTCCTGCGAAG ATGTGGATGAGTGCGCCACAGGTGGGCGCTGCCAGCACGGGGAGTGTGCCAACACGCGCGGCGGGTACACGTGTGTGTGCCCCGATGGCTTTCTGCTCGACTCATCCCGCAGCAGTTGCATCT ccCAGCACGTGATCTCAGAGGCTAAGGGGCCTTGCTTCCGCGTGCTCCGAGATGGCGGCTGCTCTCTGCCCATTCTGCGCAACATCACCAAGCAGATCTGCTGCTGTAGCCGTGTGGGTAAGGCCTGGGGTCGAGGCTGCCAGCTCTGCCCACCTTTTGGCTCAG AGGGTTTTCGAGAGATCTGTCCAGCTGGCCCTGGTTACCACTACTCAGCCTCTGACCTCCGCTACAACACCAGACCCTTGGGCCAGGAGCCACCTAGAGTGTCCCTCAGCCAGCCACGTGCCCCACAAGTCACCCTTCGGCCTCCCATAG GCTCTCTGCCCACACATAGACCTGAGCCCCGGCCTGAGCCTCGGCCTGAGCCCCGGCCTATCCCTGAGCTTCCCCTGCCCAGCATTCCTGCCTGGACTGGTCCTGAGATTCCTGAATCAG gtCCCTCCTCAATCGTGTGTCAGCGCAATCCCCAGGTCTGTGGCCCAGGTCGCTGCATACCACGGCCCAGTGGTTACACTTGCGCGTGTGACTCGGGTTTCCGGCTCAGCCCCCAGGGCACCCGCTGCATCG ACGTGGATGAATGTCGCCGCATACCCCCGCCTTGTGCTCCCGGGCGCTGCGAGAACACGCCAGGCAGTTTTCGCTGCGTGTGCGGCCCGGGCTTCCGAGCCGGCCCGCGGGCTACCGAGTGCCTGG ACGTGGATGAGTGCCAGCGCGTGCCGCCGCCGTGTGACCGCGGGCGCTGCGAGAACACGCCAGGCAGCTTCCTCTGCGTGTGCCCCGCTGGGTACCAGGCAGCACTGCACGGAGCCAGCTGCCAGG ATGTGGACGAATGCACGCAGAGCCCAGGCCTATGTGGCCGCGGCGTGTGTGAGAACCTGTCCGGCTCTTTCCGCTGTGTTTGCCCGGCTGGCTTCCGGGGTTCGGCGTGTGAAGAGGATGTGGATGAGTGTGCCCAGGAGCCGCCACCCTGTGGGCCAGGCCGCTGTGACAACACGGCTGGCTCCTTTCACTGTGCCTGCCCAGCTGGCTTCCGCTCCAGAGGGCCTGGGGCCCCCTGCCAAG ATGTGGATGAGTGTGCCCGTAGCCCCTCGCCTTGTGCCTATGGCCGGTGTGAGAACACAGAGGGCAGCTTCCAGTGTGTCTGCCCCACAGGCTTCCAACCCAACGCTGCTGGCTCTGAGTGCGAGG ATGTGAATGAATGTGAGAACCACTTGGCATGTCCTGGACAGGAGTGTGTGAACTCACCTGGCTCTTTCCAGTGCAGGGCCTGTCCTTCTGGCCACCATCTGCACCGTGGCAGATGCACTG ATGTGGACGAATGCAGTTCAGGCGCCCCCTGCGGTCTCCATGGTCACTGCACTAACACCGAAGGCTCCTTCCGCTGCAGCTGCGCACCAGGGTACCGGGCGCCATCGGGTCTGCCCGGGCCCTGTGCAG ACGTAAACGAGTGTCTGGAGGGCGACTTCTGCTTCCCCCACGGAGAGTGCCTCAACACCGATGGTTCCTTTGCCTGTACTTGTGCCCCCGGCTACCGGCCCGGACCCCGCGGAGCGTCTTGTCTCG ACGTGGATGAGTGCAGCGAGGAGGACCTTTGCCAGAGCGGCCTCTGTACCAACACCGACGGCTCCTTCGAGTGCGTCTGTCCTCCGGGACACCGGGCCGGCCCAGACCTCGCCTCCTGCCTTG ATATTGATGAATGTCGTGAGCGGGGCCCCGCCCTGTGCGGGTCTCAGCGCTGTGAGAACTCCCCTGGCTCCTACCGCTGTGTCCGGGACTGCGATCCGGGCTATCACGCGGGACCCGAGGGCACCTGTGATG ATGTGGATGAATGCCAAGAATATGGCCCTGCAATTTGTGGAGCTCAGCGCTGTGAGAACACCCCTGGATCGTACCGCTGTACACCCGCCTGTGACCCAGGCTATCAGCCCATGCCAGGGGGTGGATGCCAGG ATGTGGATGAGTGCCGGAACCGGTCCTTCTGTGGTGCCCATGCTGTGTGCCAGAACCTGCCTGGATCCTTCCAATGCCTCTGTGACCAGGGCTACGAGGGGGCGCGGGATGGGCGTCACTGCGTGG ATGTGAATGAGTGTGAAACACTACAGGGTGTCTGTGGAGCTGCTCTGTGTGAAAATGTTGAAGGTTCCTTCCTCTGTGTCTGTCCTACCAGCCCTGAGGAGTTTGACCCCATGACTGGACGCTGTGTTCCCCCACGGACTTCTGCTG CTGAATATCAGTCATTGTGCCCCCATGGCCGGGGCTACCTGGCACCCAGTGGAGACCTAAGCCTACGGAGAG ATGTGGACGAATGCCAGCTCTTCAGAGACCAAGTATGCAAGAGCGGAGTCTGCGTGAACACAGCCCCAGGCTACTCTTGTTACTGCAGCAACGGATACTACTACCACGCTCAGAGGCTGGAGTGCGTTG ATAATGACGAATGCGCCGACGAGGAGCCAGCTTGTGAAGGAGGCCGCTGTGTCAACACGGTGGGCTCTTATCACTGCACATGCGAGCCCCCACTTGTGCTGGACGGCTCGCGGCGCCGCTGCGTCTCCAACGAGAGCCAGAGCCTGG ATGACAATCTGGGAGTATGCTGGCAGGAAGTGGGGCCTGACCTCGTTTGTAGTCGCCCACGGCTGGACCGGCAGGCCACCTACACAGAGTGCTGTTGTCTCTATGGAGAAGCCTGGGGCATGGACTGTGCCCTCTGCCCTGCCCAGGACTCAG ATGACTTTGAGGCCCTGTGCAATGTGCTGCGTCCCCCTGCATATGGCCCCCCTCGGCCAGGTGGCTTTGGGCTGCCCTATGAGTATGGCCCAGACATAGGCCCCCCTTACCAGGGCCTCCCCTATGGGCCTGAGTTGTACCCACCACCTGTGCTGCCCTATGACCCCTACCCACCACCCCCTGGACCCTTTGCCCGCCGGGAAGCCCCTTACGGGGCACCACCCTTCGACATGCCGGACTTTGAGGATGATGGTGGCCCCTATGGTGAATCTGAGGCTCCTGCACCACCCAGCCGGGGCATGGGCTGGCCCTATCGGTCCCGTGACACCCGCGGCTCCTTCCCAGAGCCTGAGGAGTCCTCTGAAGGTCGAGGCTACACAG ATGCCCTGGCTGAGCCCTATGAGGGGCTGGAGGCCGAGGAGTGTGGGATCCTGGATGGCTGTGCCCACGGCCGCTGCGTGCGTGTTCCTGAAGGCTTCACCTGCGACTGCTTCGATGGCTACCGCCTGGACATAACCCGCATGGCCTGTGTCG ACATCAACGAGTGCGATGAGGCAGAGGCAGCCTCCCCACTCTGTGTCAACGCGCGCTGTGTCAACACCGATGGCTCCTTTCGCTGTATTTGCCGCCCGGGATTTGCACCCACACACCAGCCACACCACTGTGCGCCTGCGCGGCCCCGCGCCTGA
- the Ltbp4 gene encoding latent-transforming growth factor beta-binding protein 4 isoform X4: MPWIPGRREKFQQRPQQMLQPQGQTPRRSRCIRASCRVRSCPPEKCRDLQRCLSPIPPVPSPSPSTRKRQVFLNWQPLTLQEARDLLSRRRPRGPGSRALQKRRPPQRAPAGQTQVLCPLICHNGGVCVKPDRCLCPPDFAGKFCQLHSSGARPPAPAMPGLTRSVYTMPLANHRDDEHGVASMVSVHVEHPQEASVVVHQVERVSGPWEETDAEAVARAEAVARAEAAAPYTVLAQSAPREDGYSDASGYGYCFRELRGSECASPLPGLRTQEVCCRETGLAWGVHDCQPCSEHLGNSNRVGVADGPCPAGFERVNGSCEDVDECATGGRCQHGECANTRGGYTCVCPDGFLLDSSRSSCISQHVISEAKGPCFRVLRDGGCSLPILRNITKQICCCSRVGKAWGRGCQLCPPFGSEGFREICPAGPGYHYSASDLRYNTRPLGQEPPRVSLSQPRAPQVTLRPPIGSLPTHRPEPRPEPRPEPRPIPELPLPSIPAWTGPEIPESGPSSIVCQRNPQVCGPGRCIPRPSGYTCACDSGFRLSPQGTRCIDVDECRRIPPPCAPGRCENTPGSFRCVCGPGFRAGPRATECLDVDECQRVPPPCDRGRCENTPGSFLCVCPAGYQAALHGASCQDVDECTQSPGLCGRGVCENLSGSFRCVCPAGFRGSACEEDVDECAQEPPPCGPGRCDNTAGSFHCACPAGFRSRGPGAPCQDVNECENHLACPGQECVNSPGSFQCRACPSGHHLHRGRCTDVDECSSGAPCGLHGHCTNTEGSFRCSCAPGYRAPSGLPGPCADVNECLEGDFCFPHGECLNTDGSFACTCAPGYRPGPRGASCLDVDECSEEDLCQSGLCTNTDGSFECVCPPGHRAGPDLASCLDIDECRERGPALCGSQRCENSPGSYRCVRDCDPGYHAGPEGTCDDVDECQEYGPAICGAQRCENTPGSYRCTPACDPGYQPMPGGGCQDVDECRNRSFCGAHAVCQNLPGSFQCLCDQGYEGARDGRHCVDVNECETLQGVCGAALCENVEGSFLCVCPTSPEEFDPMTGRCVPPRTSAGTFPGSQPQAPASPNLPPARPPPPSPPRRPSTPRQGPVGSGRRECYFDTAAPDACDNILARNVTWQECCCTVGEGWGSGCRIQQCPSTETAEYQSLCPHGRGYLAPSGDLSLRRDVDECQLFRDQVCKSGVCVNTAPGYSCYCSNGYYYHAQRLECVDNDECADEEPACEGGRCVNTVGSYHCTCEPPLVLDGSRRRCVSNESQSLDDNLGVCWQEVGPDLVCSRPRLDRQATYTECCCLYGEAWGMDCALCPAQDSDDFEALCNVLRPPAYGPPRPGGFGLPYEYGPDIGPPYQGLPYGPELYPPPVLPYDPYPPPPGPFARREAPYGAPPFDMPDFEDDGGPYGESEAPAPPSRGMGWPYRSRDTRGSFPEPEESSEGRGYTDALAEPYEGLEAEECGILDGCAHGRCVRVPEGFTCDCFDGYRLDITRMACVDINECDEAEAASPLCVNARCVNTDGSFRCICRPGFAPTHQPHHCAPARPRA; encoded by the exons ATGCCCTGGATCCCAGGCAGAAGGGAGAAATTTCAGCAGCGCCCCCAGCAAATGCTCCAGCCACAGg GCCAGACACCCAGGAGGAGCCGCTGCATCCGAG CCTCCTGCAGGGTCCGAAGCTGCCCGCCTGAAAAGTGCAGAGACCTTCAGCGGTGCCTCTCCCCAATACCTCCCGTGCCaagtcccagccccagcacaAGGAAGAGACAGGTGTTCCTTAACTGGCAGCCACTGAC aCTGCAGGAGGCCAGAGATCTGCTGAGCCGACGGCGGCCCCGAGGGCCAGGGAGCCGGGCACTGCAGAAAAGGAGGCCCCCACAGCGCGCCCCTGCCGGCCAGACCCAGG TTTTGTGTCCATTGATCTGTCACAACGGCGGCGTATGCGTGAAGCCTGATCGCTGCCTCTGTCCCCCGGACTTCGCTGGCAAATTCTGCCAGTTGCACTCTTCGGGCGCCCGACCTCCGGCCCCAGCCATGCCAGGCCTCACCCGCTCCGTGTACACCATGCCACTGGCCAACCATCGCGACGATGAACACG GCGTGGCGTCTATGGTGAGCGTGCATGTGGAACACCCACAAGAGGCCTCGGTGGTGGTGCACCAGGTGGAGCGTGTGTCTGGGCCGTGGGAAGAGACGGACGCCGAAGCGGTGGCTAGGGCTGAGGCGGTGGCGCGAGCGGAGGCGGCGGCGCCCTACACGGTGTTGGCACAGAGCGCACCACGGGAGGACGGCTACTCCGATGCTTCAGGCTATGGTTACTGTTTTCGGGAGCTGCGCGGAAGCGAA TGTGCGTCACCGCTTCCCGGACTTCGGACTCAAGAGGTCTGCTGTCGAGAGACCGGCTTGGCCTGGGGGGTTCATGACTGTCAGCCTTGCTCAGAGCACCTGG GGAACTCCAACCGAGTTGGTGTTGCAGATGGGCCTTGTCCAGCCGGCTTCGAGAGGGTTAATGGGTCCTGCGAAG ATGTGGATGAGTGCGCCACAGGTGGGCGCTGCCAGCACGGGGAGTGTGCCAACACGCGCGGCGGGTACACGTGTGTGTGCCCCGATGGCTTTCTGCTCGACTCATCCCGCAGCAGTTGCATCT ccCAGCACGTGATCTCAGAGGCTAAGGGGCCTTGCTTCCGCGTGCTCCGAGATGGCGGCTGCTCTCTGCCCATTCTGCGCAACATCACCAAGCAGATCTGCTGCTGTAGCCGTGTGGGTAAGGCCTGGGGTCGAGGCTGCCAGCTCTGCCCACCTTTTGGCTCAG AGGGTTTTCGAGAGATCTGTCCAGCTGGCCCTGGTTACCACTACTCAGCCTCTGACCTCCGCTACAACACCAGACCCTTGGGCCAGGAGCCACCTAGAGTGTCCCTCAGCCAGCCACGTGCCCCACAAGTCACCCTTCGGCCTCCCATAG GCTCTCTGCCCACACATAGACCTGAGCCCCGGCCTGAGCCTCGGCCTGAGCCCCGGCCTATCCCTGAGCTTCCCCTGCCCAGCATTCCTGCCTGGACTGGTCCTGAGATTCCTGAATCAG gtCCCTCCTCAATCGTGTGTCAGCGCAATCCCCAGGTCTGTGGCCCAGGTCGCTGCATACCACGGCCCAGTGGTTACACTTGCGCGTGTGACTCGGGTTTCCGGCTCAGCCCCCAGGGCACCCGCTGCATCG ACGTGGATGAATGTCGCCGCATACCCCCGCCTTGTGCTCCCGGGCGCTGCGAGAACACGCCAGGCAGTTTTCGCTGCGTGTGCGGCCCGGGCTTCCGAGCCGGCCCGCGGGCTACCGAGTGCCTGG ACGTGGATGAGTGCCAGCGCGTGCCGCCGCCGTGTGACCGCGGGCGCTGCGAGAACACGCCAGGCAGCTTCCTCTGCGTGTGCCCCGCTGGGTACCAGGCAGCACTGCACGGAGCCAGCTGCCAGG ATGTGGACGAATGCACGCAGAGCCCAGGCCTATGTGGCCGCGGCGTGTGTGAGAACCTGTCCGGCTCTTTCCGCTGTGTTTGCCCGGCTGGCTTCCGGGGTTCGGCGTGTGAAGAGGATGTGGATGAGTGTGCCCAGGAGCCGCCACCCTGTGGGCCAGGCCGCTGTGACAACACGGCTGGCTCCTTTCACTGTGCCTGCCCAGCTGGCTTCCGCTCCAGAGGGCCTGGGGCCCCCTGCCAAG ATGTGAATGAATGTGAGAACCACTTGGCATGTCCTGGACAGGAGTGTGTGAACTCACCTGGCTCTTTCCAGTGCAGGGCCTGTCCTTCTGGCCACCATCTGCACCGTGGCAGATGCACTG ATGTGGACGAATGCAGTTCAGGCGCCCCCTGCGGTCTCCATGGTCACTGCACTAACACCGAAGGCTCCTTCCGCTGCAGCTGCGCACCAGGGTACCGGGCGCCATCGGGTCTGCCCGGGCCCTGTGCAG ACGTAAACGAGTGTCTGGAGGGCGACTTCTGCTTCCCCCACGGAGAGTGCCTCAACACCGATGGTTCCTTTGCCTGTACTTGTGCCCCCGGCTACCGGCCCGGACCCCGCGGAGCGTCTTGTCTCG ACGTGGATGAGTGCAGCGAGGAGGACCTTTGCCAGAGCGGCCTCTGTACCAACACCGACGGCTCCTTCGAGTGCGTCTGTCCTCCGGGACACCGGGCCGGCCCAGACCTCGCCTCCTGCCTTG ATATTGATGAATGTCGTGAGCGGGGCCCCGCCCTGTGCGGGTCTCAGCGCTGTGAGAACTCCCCTGGCTCCTACCGCTGTGTCCGGGACTGCGATCCGGGCTATCACGCGGGACCCGAGGGCACCTGTGATG ATGTGGATGAATGCCAAGAATATGGCCCTGCAATTTGTGGAGCTCAGCGCTGTGAGAACACCCCTGGATCGTACCGCTGTACACCCGCCTGTGACCCAGGCTATCAGCCCATGCCAGGGGGTGGATGCCAGG ATGTGGATGAGTGCCGGAACCGGTCCTTCTGTGGTGCCCATGCTGTGTGCCAGAACCTGCCTGGATCCTTCCAATGCCTCTGTGACCAGGGCTACGAGGGGGCGCGGGATGGGCGTCACTGCGTGG ATGTGAATGAGTGTGAAACACTACAGGGTGTCTGTGGAGCTGCTCTGTGTGAAAATGTTGAAGGTTCCTTCCTCTGTGTCTGTCCTACCAGCCCTGAGGAGTTTGACCCCATGACTGGACGCTGTGTTCCCCCACGGACTTCTGCTG GTACATTTCCAGGTTCACAGCCCCAAGCACCTGCCAGCCCTAACCTGCCACCGGCCAGGcctcccccaccatccccaccccGCAGACCCAGCACACCCAGGCAGGGTCCTGTGGGCAGTGGGCGCCGGGAGTGTTACTTTGACACAGCAGCCCCAGATGCATGTGACAACATTCTGGCACGGAACGTGACATGGCAGGAGTGCTGCTGTACTGTGGGTGAGGGCTGGGGCAGCGGCTGCCGCATCCAGCAGTGCCCAAGCACTGAGACAG CTGAATATCAGTCATTGTGCCCCCATGGCCGGGGCTACCTGGCACCCAGTGGAGACCTAAGCCTACGGAGAG ATGTGGACGAATGCCAGCTCTTCAGAGACCAAGTATGCAAGAGCGGAGTCTGCGTGAACACAGCCCCAGGCTACTCTTGTTACTGCAGCAACGGATACTACTACCACGCTCAGAGGCTGGAGTGCGTTG ATAATGACGAATGCGCCGACGAGGAGCCAGCTTGTGAAGGAGGCCGCTGTGTCAACACGGTGGGCTCTTATCACTGCACATGCGAGCCCCCACTTGTGCTGGACGGCTCGCGGCGCCGCTGCGTCTCCAACGAGAGCCAGAGCCTGG ATGACAATCTGGGAGTATGCTGGCAGGAAGTGGGGCCTGACCTCGTTTGTAGTCGCCCACGGCTGGACCGGCAGGCCACCTACACAGAGTGCTGTTGTCTCTATGGAGAAGCCTGGGGCATGGACTGTGCCCTCTGCCCTGCCCAGGACTCAG ATGACTTTGAGGCCCTGTGCAATGTGCTGCGTCCCCCTGCATATGGCCCCCCTCGGCCAGGTGGCTTTGGGCTGCCCTATGAGTATGGCCCAGACATAGGCCCCCCTTACCAGGGCCTCCCCTATGGGCCTGAGTTGTACCCACCACCTGTGCTGCCCTATGACCCCTACCCACCACCCCCTGGACCCTTTGCCCGCCGGGAAGCCCCTTACGGGGCACCACCCTTCGACATGCCGGACTTTGAGGATGATGGTGGCCCCTATGGTGAATCTGAGGCTCCTGCACCACCCAGCCGGGGCATGGGCTGGCCCTATCGGTCCCGTGACACCCGCGGCTCCTTCCCAGAGCCTGAGGAGTCCTCTGAAGGTCGAGGCTACACAG ATGCCCTGGCTGAGCCCTATGAGGGGCTGGAGGCCGAGGAGTGTGGGATCCTGGATGGCTGTGCCCACGGCCGCTGCGTGCGTGTTCCTGAAGGCTTCACCTGCGACTGCTTCGATGGCTACCGCCTGGACATAACCCGCATGGCCTGTGTCG ACATCAACGAGTGCGATGAGGCAGAGGCAGCCTCCCCACTCTGTGTCAACGCGCGCTGTGTCAACACCGATGGCTCCTTTCGCTGTATTTGCCGCCCGGGATTTGCACCCACACACCAGCCACACCACTGTGCGCCTGCGCGGCCCCGCGCCTGA